The Paenibacillus tianjinensis genome has a window encoding:
- a CDS encoding DUF2164 domain-containing protein, with product MKPIKLPKEQRDLITENIRAYFEAERGETIGHLAADNLLEFFLKELGPAIYNGALSDCRTLAVQRMQSLEEDIYALEWKKR from the coding sequence ATGAAGCCAATTAAGCTGCCTAAAGAGCAGCGCGATCTAATTACAGAAAATATCCGTGCCTACTTCGAAGCCGAACGCGGCGAGACGATCGGCCATCTCGCTGCGGATAACCTGCTCGAATTCTTCCTGAAGGAGCTGGGACCGGCCATCTATAACGGCGCACTCAGCGACTGCCGCACCCTGGCCGTACAGCGGATGCAGTCACTGGAGGAGGATATTTACGCCCTCGAATGGAAAAAGCGTTAA
- a CDS encoding GNAT family N-acetyltransferase — protein sequence MFNYVIDDELVLKLLMPEHARQMFALVERSRLRLRQWLPWVDGVTEQAHIASFIQNAAKQGSENGGFTAGLWVRDELAGIIGYHQIDWQSRSVGIGYWLGEGYEGHGYMTSACRVFIDYALLEMELNRIEIRCATGNKASRAIPERLGFVFEGVLRQSEKLPGGYVNHAVYGLLRSEWKLLG from the coding sequence ATGTTTAATTATGTGATAGATGATGAGCTTGTGCTGAAGCTGCTGATGCCGGAGCATGCCCGCCAGATGTTCGCCCTGGTCGAACGCTCACGGCTGCGGCTGCGGCAATGGCTGCCTTGGGTTGACGGAGTAACCGAACAAGCCCATATCGCATCATTTATTCAAAATGCCGCCAAGCAAGGCAGCGAAAATGGCGGCTTCACTGCCGGACTGTGGGTCCGGGATGAGCTGGCCGGCATTATCGGCTATCATCAGATCGACTGGCAGAGCCGTTCGGTCGGCATCGGCTACTGGCTGGGGGAAGGCTACGAGGGCCATGGCTACATGACCAGCGCCTGCCGGGTCTTCATAGACTACGCCCTGCTGGAAATGGAACTGAACCGGATCGAAATCCGCTGTGCGACCGGCAATAAAGCCAGCCGGGCGATCCCTGAGCGGCTCGGCTTTGTGTTCGAAGGTGTGCTGCGCCAGTCGGAAAAGCTGCCGGGCGGCTATGTGAACCATGCCGTATATGGCCTGCTGCGCAGCGAGTGGAAGCTGCTCGGGTAA
- a CDS encoding MOSC domain-containing protein: protein MEGIRMEVISLNVGKPVKVDYRGKPLETGIYKLPAMGPVRLHTGGFDGDGQADLVNHGGPDKAVCVYPVEHYAYWEEQLGKKLENSAFGENLTVRGLLETEVCIGDVYEIGSCLLQVSQPRFPCFKLSQKHGPADMPAKVLATGYSGFYFRVLREGVIAAGDAVVKVGSGEGVFTVRRVLRAMEVGRKDKTDLRELSALESLTEGIRHDFQNWMERE from the coding sequence CTGGAGGGAATAAGGATGGAAGTCATTTCGCTTAATGTGGGTAAGCCGGTAAAGGTAGATTACCGCGGCAAGCCGCTGGAAACAGGAATTTACAAGCTGCCCGCGATGGGGCCGGTTCGTCTGCATACCGGAGGGTTCGATGGGGATGGACAGGCAGATCTGGTCAACCACGGCGGTCCGGACAAAGCGGTTTGTGTGTATCCGGTTGAGCATTATGCTTACTGGGAGGAGCAGCTTGGCAAGAAGCTGGAGAATTCCGCCTTCGGTGAGAATCTTACAGTCCGCGGACTGCTGGAGACTGAGGTCTGCATCGGGGATGTGTACGAGATCGGCTCCTGCCTGCTGCAGGTCAGCCAGCCCCGGTTCCCATGCTTCAAGCTCTCTCAGAAGCATGGTCCGGCCGATATGCCGGCCAAGGTGCTGGCTACAGGGTACAGCGGCTTCTATTTTCGGGTACTGCGTGAGGGCGTGATTGCAGCGGGTGACGCTGTTGTGAAAGTCGGGTCCGGTGAAGGAGTGTTCACGGTCCGGCGGGTGCTCCGGGCAATGGAAGTCGGCCGGAAGGACAAGACGGATCTTAGGGAGCTGTCGGCGCTGGAATCACTGACAGAAGGCATCCGTCATGATTTCCAGAATTGGATGGAGCGGGAGTAA
- a CDS encoding GNAT family N-acetyltransferase, which yields MQQVNGGQLTIRPSEIKDARELIVLDNMIWTEDTTPGPLMWRSREDYLLHAPPGSQLVALQEGVLCGYVGFGCPSGMESNRHVCEVNIAVHPRFQRQGIGGMLIEAIKRHAAAHGIRKLRLRVLSSNEPALAFYRKCGFHEEGRLKDEFYLSGHYVDEVFMCCMLTGGNKDGSHFA from the coding sequence ATGCAACAAGTTAATGGGGGCCAGCTTACGATCCGGCCCTCCGAAATCAAGGATGCCCGGGAGCTGATCGTGCTGGACAACATGATCTGGACGGAGGATACGACACCGGGCCCTTTGATGTGGCGTTCGCGTGAGGATTATCTGCTGCATGCGCCTCCAGGCTCCCAGCTGGTCGCCCTGCAGGAAGGGGTGCTATGCGGATATGTCGGCTTTGGCTGCCCGAGCGGCATGGAGAGCAACCGGCATGTGTGTGAGGTAAATATCGCCGTGCATCCGCGGTTTCAGCGGCAGGGCATTGGCGGTATGCTAATTGAAGCGATCAAACGGCATGCGGCAGCGCACGGAATCCGCAAGCTCCGTCTGCGGGTACTGTCGAGTAATGAGCCGGCCTTAGCCTTTTACCGCAAATGCGGGTTTCACGAGGAGGGCCGGCTGAAGGATGAGTTCTATCTCAGCGGACATTATGTGGATGAAGTCTTTATGTGCTGTATGCTGACTGGAGGGAATAAGGATGGAAGTCATTTCGCTTAA
- a CDS encoding MFS transporter has product MKFLQDYPKEVKVFLIASLVNATGSALMWPLVTMYVFDELGRSMKDAALVIVIQSLGGIFGQLLGGSLYHKVGVKQLIVGGLAMNALALFALPAASGNWHIFMVVMGLVGLFNSMSQPAIQAFVGFRFAERRGELFNVIYVANNIGVALGTGLSGVLADLSYKLSFVMNGLTSAIFAVFFLVYLRKIGNAPAHNELQQRSRHRDQSGWKLMGNTRIYLYMALGSMFLLLGNSVWNTGVSPFIISEGWSKSLYSFLWTLNGILIFAAQPLVSLIKRWFAGTSTAQMTASAVFYLSGYAVILLMPSYPGMVLAMLLATLGEMLISPATPAFISDYAGRNAPFYLGLSGGIGAAGRVIGPYLMGSLYDTGGLAPTAWLACGMAVLAVGFFIVHAYVNRSARTLEQNTV; this is encoded by the coding sequence ATGAAGTTTCTGCAAGACTATCCGAAGGAAGTCAAAGTATTTTTGATCGCAAGTCTCGTCAATGCGACCGGCAGTGCACTCATGTGGCCGCTTGTAACGATGTATGTATTCGATGAGCTGGGACGCAGCATGAAGGATGCTGCACTCGTTATTGTTATTCAATCGCTTGGGGGAATATTCGGACAATTGCTGGGCGGCTCGCTCTATCATAAGGTCGGTGTGAAACAGCTGATTGTCGGCGGTCTGGCCATGAATGCCCTCGCTTTGTTCGCCCTGCCTGCGGCAAGCGGAAACTGGCACATATTCATGGTGGTTATGGGTCTCGTGGGGCTGTTTAACTCCATGTCGCAGCCTGCGATTCAGGCCTTTGTCGGCTTCCGCTTTGCAGAGCGGCGCGGGGAGCTCTTCAATGTAATCTATGTTGCGAATAATATCGGGGTGGCGCTGGGCACCGGGCTCAGCGGGGTGCTGGCTGATCTTTCCTATAAGCTGAGCTTTGTGATGAACGGGCTAACCTCGGCTATATTCGCTGTGTTTTTCCTGGTCTATCTGCGAAAAATCGGCAATGCTCCGGCTCATAATGAACTGCAGCAGAGGTCCCGCCACCGGGACCAGTCAGGCTGGAAGCTGATGGGGAACACCCGGATCTATTTGTATATGGCGCTTGGCTCCATGTTCCTCCTGCTTGGCAACTCGGTCTGGAATACAGGCGTATCGCCATTTATTATTTCGGAGGGCTGGTCCAAAAGCCTGTACAGCTTTCTGTGGACGCTCAACGGTATCCTGATCTTTGCCGCCCAGCCGCTGGTCAGCCTCATCAAACGCTGGTTTGCCGGAACCTCAACCGCCCAGATGACGGCAAGTGCCGTATTCTATTTGAGCGGATACGCAGTTATTCTGTTAATGCCTAGCTATCCCGGCATGGTGCTGGCGATGTTGCTGGCAACGCTGGGCGAGATGCTGATTTCACCGGCAACCCCGGCCTTTATCTCGGATTATGCCGGCCGGAATGCCCCATTCTATTTGGGCCTCAGCGGAGGAATCGGTGCTGCCGGCAGAGTTATCGGGCCGTATCTAATGGGCAGCCTGTATGATACCGGCGGGCTTGCGCCCACCGCATGGCTCGCCTGCGGAATGGCAGTATTGGCGGTAGGCTTCTTTATCGTCCATGCATATGTCAACCGTTCAGCCCGTACACTGGAACAAAATACGGTATAA
- a CDS encoding molybdopterin-containing oxidoreductase family protein produces the protein MKHSKDGIFPAVCPLDCPDTCGLLVHKQDGKIVKVEGNSEHPVTRGAICNKVRNMAERVHHPERLMHPLRRTGPKGSGAFEQISWDEAITEIAGRFKQLSQEYGPESILPYYFYGNMGVLSVGGMDRRFFNRLGASRLDAKICSAAGTAGWVYTMGMDGGASPEDTVNADLIIVWGGNIVSTNMHQVVFAEQARKRGAKVVVIDVHRNRTAQWGDWFLPLYPGTDTALALGLMHILFRDGLTDDAFLEKYTVGHKELREQALGYPPELVSQITGVAVQDIEQLAKMYGEAQVPYIHIGNGLQHHDNGGMNVRSIACLPALVGAWLKPGGGAVKSNGAYSSTNARALARPDLRSNPRGRSINMNRIGEALELKEQPIMSLFVYCSNPLVVAPNADKVKAGFAREDLFTVVHDLFMTDTALYADIVLPATSTFENTDLFGSYWHHYMQLQEPVLEKQGECKSNVELFSLLGKAMGFEPEIFGQSELEMIRETLDHPSNPYMNGVTLERLMAERFVKLDMKPKAHYLENLPTPSGKIELYSQAMEQAGLPPLPQYTPLKEGYDGMRRPEQGAAYPLMFISPPNHNFLNSTFGNVDKHKKMEKKPALQIHPEDAAARDIADGDDITVYNGRGIVELTAMVTEKMLPGTVISQGLWWEGEGTRQRVNVLTPDRLSDMDGGATFFSSTVEVKKREQALVSPGSMQL, from the coding sequence TTGAAGCATAGCAAGGACGGCATATTTCCGGCGGTATGTCCACTGGATTGCCCAGACACCTGCGGACTGCTGGTGCATAAACAGGATGGAAAAATTGTAAAAGTAGAAGGTAATTCCGAGCATCCGGTGACCCGGGGAGCCATCTGCAATAAGGTGCGGAACATGGCGGAGCGCGTACACCATCCCGAGCGTCTGATGCATCCCCTCCGCCGCACCGGCCCAAAGGGCAGCGGAGCTTTCGAGCAGATCAGCTGGGATGAAGCGATTACGGAAATTGCCGGGCGCTTCAAGCAGCTGTCACAGGAATACGGGCCGGAGAGCATCCTCCCGTACTATTTCTACGGCAATATGGGCGTGCTCAGCGTGGGCGGCATGGACCGGCGCTTCTTTAACAGGCTGGGCGCAAGCCGGCTGGATGCCAAAATCTGCAGCGCGGCCGGCACGGCCGGCTGGGTGTACACTATGGGAATGGACGGGGGAGCCAGCCCGGAGGATACGGTAAATGCCGATCTGATTATCGTCTGGGGCGGCAATATTGTGAGTACCAACATGCATCAGGTCGTATTCGCGGAGCAGGCGCGTAAGCGCGGCGCGAAGGTAGTAGTCATTGATGTGCACCGCAACCGGACAGCCCAGTGGGGGGACTGGTTCCTGCCGCTCTACCCCGGTACAGATACCGCACTGGCGCTTGGACTGATGCATATTCTGTTCCGGGACGGGCTGACAGACGATGCCTTTCTTGAAAAGTACACAGTAGGACATAAGGAACTGCGTGAACAGGCGCTGGGCTACCCACCAGAGCTGGTGTCGCAGATTACCGGCGTGGCTGTGCAGGATATCGAACAGCTTGCCAAGATGTATGGCGAAGCGCAGGTTCCGTATATCCATATCGGCAACGGTCTGCAGCATCACGACAATGGCGGGATGAATGTCCGCAGCATCGCCTGTCTGCCGGCGCTGGTCGGCGCGTGGCTGAAGCCGGGCGGAGGGGCGGTCAAGTCCAACGGCGCCTATTCCTCGACCAACGCCCGGGCGCTGGCCCGTCCCGATTTGCGGAGCAATCCGCGGGGACGCAGCATAAATATGAACCGGATCGGCGAGGCGCTGGAGCTGAAAGAGCAGCCGATTATGAGCCTGTTCGTCTACTGCAGCAATCCGCTTGTGGTTGCCCCTAATGCCGATAAGGTTAAGGCAGGCTTTGCCCGTGAGGATCTGTTCACGGTTGTGCATGATCTGTTTATGACCGACACGGCGCTGTATGCCGATATTGTGCTGCCGGCCACCTCGACTTTTGAGAATACGGATTTATTCGGCTCTTACTGGCATCATTATATGCAGCTCCAGGAGCCTGTTCTAGAGAAGCAGGGCGAGTGCAAAAGCAATGTGGAGCTTTTTTCGCTGCTGGGGAAGGCCATGGGCTTTGAACCGGAAATCTTCGGCCAGTCCGAGCTTGAGATGATCCGTGAGACGCTTGACCATCCCAGCAATCCGTATATGAACGGGGTCACGCTGGAACGGCTGATGGCGGAACGGTTCGTCAAGCTGGACATGAAGCCTAAAGCGCATTATCTGGAGAACCTGCCTACCCCTTCGGGCAAAATCGAGCTTTATTCCCAAGCGATGGAGCAGGCCGGCCTGCCTCCACTGCCTCAGTATACTCCGCTGAAGGAAGGGTATGACGGGATGCGGCGTCCGGAGCAGGGAGCAGCGTATCCGCTGATGTTCATTTCCCCGCCGAACCATAATTTCTTGAATTCGACGTTCGGTAATGTGGACAAGCATAAGAAGATGGAGAAAAAACCGGCACTGCAGATTCATCCGGAGGATGCGGCGGCACGGGATATTGCAGACGGTGATGATATTACCGTGTATAACGGCAGAGGTATCGTAGAACTCACGGCTATGGTTACAGAGAAAATGCTGCCGGGTACAGTGATCAGCCAGGGGCTGTGGTGGGAAGGCGAAGGAACAAGGCAGCGTGTGAATGTGTTAACGCCGGACCGGCTGAGCGACATGGACGGTGGGGCGACCTTTTTCTCGTCCACTGTTGAAGTCAAGAAGCGGGAGCAGGCCTTGGTTTCACCCGGTTCTATGCAGCTTTAG
- a CDS encoding formate/nitrite transporter family protein, with protein sequence MAYNKPQQIAEVTVENGIKKAHNPLAAVLILGFLGGAFIALGFLLDIRVIAGAPKEWGSIANFIGASVFPVGLILVLLAGGELLTGNMMAVPLAFMAKKISFWEVIKNLVLITLSNLAGALFVAYFFGHVVGLTADGVYLDKLVDMAEHKIDVTFLQAFVSGIGCNWLVALAVWLSYGADNFSGKILGIWFPTMAFVAIGFQHVVANMFLIPAAIFEGHFTWAQYFGNFAPVWLGNLTGGAIFVGAAYYMAYLRKTPAAVQAVEGVAASGVKKHA encoded by the coding sequence ATGGCTTATAACAAACCGCAGCAGATCGCCGAGGTCACGGTAGAGAACGGGATCAAGAAAGCCCACAACCCGCTTGCCGCTGTACTCATTCTCGGTTTTCTGGGAGGAGCGTTTATTGCGCTCGGATTTTTACTGGATATTCGCGTCATTGCCGGCGCTCCGAAGGAATGGGGCTCCATCGCTAACTTTATCGGGGCTTCCGTCTTCCCGGTAGGGCTTATTCTGGTGCTGCTTGCCGGAGGGGAACTTCTGACAGGTAATATGATGGCGGTACCGCTGGCATTCATGGCGAAGAAGATTTCGTTCTGGGAAGTGATCAAGAACCTGGTGCTGATTACGCTCAGCAACCTGGCAGGTGCATTGTTCGTTGCTTATTTCTTCGGTCACGTGGTCGGTCTTACGGCAGATGGAGTGTACCTGGATAAACTGGTCGATATGGCCGAACATAAGATTGATGTAACCTTCCTGCAGGCTTTTGTCTCGGGGATTGGCTGTAACTGGCTGGTAGCACTGGCAGTTTGGCTCTCCTACGGAGCGGATAATTTCAGCGGCAAAATTCTCGGGATCTGGTTCCCGACGATGGCCTTCGTAGCTATCGGCTTCCAGCACGTTGTAGCTAACATGTTCCTGATCCCTGCTGCTATATTCGAAGGACATTTCACCTGGGCCCAGTATTTCGGCAACTTTGCTCCGGTCTGGCTCGGCAATCTCACCGGGGGAGCTATTTTTGTAGGGGCAGCTTATTATATGGCTTATCTGCGCAAAACGCCTGCAGCTGTTCAAGCGGTAGAAGGCGTAGCTGCTTCCGGTGTGAAGAAACACGCTTAA